The Patescibacteria group bacterium genome window below encodes:
- a CDS encoding invasin domain 3-containing protein, translating into MAEKIKKGFFKVLPLSVVVFLVIGVSVGVWYSLPVNPAKAAALAPLTTTYLDADADGTVDNIRLTFTNVTACTYEAGDWAVGAAGTINVTAVNGFTNAASCTTDEYIDVAVTTTPDITGGAVDPRLDYTDAGVAGSVVADGNQDAANFTATDAAAPYLVSATYADSDAGGNIDEVTFVFSESTTWTAMTAADWAFSAVGDVNLAGDFLIGDCTASPAVTYTCTDAANAHITSDANKTGKQTTGGSEPTFTYTNAHNDINDTVNNTATFGPRSLVDGAAPLILTRVTKDTNSTSGAAGTADGDLDGVLATFTEVMDASSVAVTDFVITLNDGTAKTEAYADTTDDTTLFFGLSNPTANDTYDLLKLQITGGDGILDYAGVSFVAEGASSAATDGAAPVIVTTSPADNATDVALDANLVITFSEPMTTASVTGAIARVPSFTLGAAGWTAGNTVLTYAAHDAWAGMQNYIITLAGTIASAAVGDPDLGTGPVANPFDFTTVAASSGGSSGGSSLPASVTVTAPNGGETLVGGSAYSITWSAAGVTDTVSIYYSLDSGINFPYTIATGETNDGSYIWTVPNIGTSTAKIKVAAGSLNDISDANFTITYSTTEVSASNSTIVASPTSVVANGTSKSTVTVTVKDTSNNLLSGKTVTLASSRGTSDTVTTVTGTTGANGVATFEVKSGTAGTSTYTATAAGVILSQTVSVVFSAPGETPPVGETPVSLSVGDLIKSSLSSSVYYYGSDGKRHVFPNEKTYKSWYVDFTGIKIIPASQLQGLALGNNVTIRPGTVLVKIQTDPKVYAVEPGGLLRWVPTEARATTLYGSAWATKIVDVPVVFWGDYTFGSDITTDAHPTGAIIQYSGSTDKYYIQGSARRLISTAGFTANHFQLGYVLSVPTTLSYSLGSPLTAEETALTRIF; encoded by the coding sequence ATGGCAGAAAAAATCAAAAAAGGCTTTTTTAAAGTATTACCATTGTCGGTGGTAGTATTTTTAGTCATCGGCGTGTCCGTCGGTGTCTGGTATAGTTTACCAGTTAACCCGGCTAAGGCAGCTGCCTTAGCGCCTTTGACTACCACATACCTAGACGCGGATGCCGACGGAACAGTTGATAATATCAGACTTACTTTCACTAATGTTACTGCCTGCACTTATGAAGCGGGTGATTGGGCAGTGGGCGCGGCTGGGACAATAAATGTTACGGCTGTAAATGGTTTTACTAACGCTGCTTCTTGTACGACCGATGAATATATCGACGTAGCTGTTACAACTACTCCGGATATTACCGGCGGGGCAGTTGATCCGAGACTTGACTATACAGACGCGGGTGTGGCAGGAAGTGTAGTCGCCGATGGCAATCAGGATGCGGCTAATTTTACGGCGACTGACGCGGCTGCGCCATATCTTGTTTCCGCAACTTACGCAGATTCCGACGCGGGTGGTAATATCGATGAAGTTACTTTTGTATTTTCCGAGTCGACAACTTGGACCGCCATGACTGCTGCGGATTGGGCATTTTCAGCGGTCGGTGATGTTAATTTGGCGGGAGATTTTCTCATTGGCGATTGTACTGCCTCTCCGGCTGTAACCTATACCTGTACTGATGCGGCCAATGCGCACATTACTTCCGACGCCAATAAAACCGGTAAACAAACCACGGGAGGAAGTGAGCCAACCTTTACTTATACTAATGCCCACAACGATATCAACGACACAGTCAACAATACCGCCACTTTTGGGCCGAGATCTTTAGTTGATGGCGCCGCTCCGTTAATTTTGACGCGCGTCACTAAAGACACTAATTCAACTTCGGGCGCTGCGGGAACAGCTGATGGTGATTTGGATGGCGTTCTTGCTACCTTTACCGAGGTCATGGATGCTTCCTCTGTCGCCGTCACGGATTTCGTTATTACTCTAAATGATGGTACGGCTAAAACCGAAGCATATGCAGACACAACCGATGACACTACTTTATTTTTTGGCTTGAGCAACCCAACTGCCAATGATACTTATGATCTTTTAAAGTTGCAGATCACTGGTGGTGATGGCATTTTGGATTATGCCGGCGTTAGTTTTGTTGCTGAAGGAGCTTCCTCGGCCGCAACCGATGGCGCTGCTCCAGTCATTGTGACCACTTCTCCGGCCGACAACGCAACCGACGTGGCTTTAGACGCAAACCTTGTTATCACCTTCTCTGAACCAATGACTACAGCCTCTGTCACCGGCGCGATTGCCAGAGTTCCGTCCTTTACTCTTGGTGCGGCAGGTTGGACGGCTGGCAATACAGTCTTGACTTACGCGGCACATGATGCGTGGGCCGGCATGCAGAACTACATTATTACCTTAGCTGGAACTATCGCTTCGGCTGCCGTGGGTGATCCTGATCTTGGAACTGGTCCGGTCGCCAATCCCTTTGACTTTACAACAGTCGCGGCTTCAAGCGGCGGCAGCAGCGGCGGCAGCAGTTTACCTGCTTCTGTAACCGTCACTGCTCCGAATGGCGGGGAAACTTTGGTCGGCGGTTCAGCATATAGCATCACTTGGTCTGCGGCGGGTGTCACTGATACTGTGAGCATCTACTACTCCCTTGATTCCGGAATTAATTTCCCATACACCATTGCCACGGGCGAAACAAATGATGGATCTTACATATGGACAGTGCCGAACATTGGGACAAGTACTGCTAAAATAAAAGTAGCTGCCGGTTCTTTAAATGATATTTCCGACGCGAATTTTACAATCACTTATTCTACAACAGAGGTTTCTGCCTCAAACTCTACGATTGTTGCTTCTCCAACCTCAGTTGTTGCCAATGGGACTTCTAAATCAACCGTTACAGTCACTGTCAAAGACACAAGCAACAATTTGCTTTCCGGCAAGACTGTGACCTTAGCCTCAAGTCGAGGCACTTCTGATACGGTCACTACTGTGACGGGTACGACTGGCGCAAATGGCGTTGCCACTTTTGAAGTGAAGTCCGGTACTGCCGGCACTTCAACTTACACGGCGACTGCCGCGGGTGTAATTCTTAGCCAAACCGTTTCAGTTGTCTTTTCAGCTCCTGGCGAAACTCCTCCAGTTGGCGAAACCCCAGTTTCTTTGAGCGTTGGCGATTTGATTAAGAGTAGTTTGAGTTCTTCTGTTTACTATTATGGCTCTGATGGTAAACGCCACGTCTTCCCAAATGAAAAGACTTACAAGAGTTGGTATGTTGATTTTACTGGCATTAAGATTATTCCCGCTTCTCAACTTCAGGGATTGGCTCTTGGTAACAATGTCACTATCCGCCCCGGCACTGTGCTTGTGAAAATCCAAACAGATCCTAAAGTTTACGCCGTTGAACCAGGCGGTCTTCTCCGCTGGGTGCCGACCGAAGCCCGCGCCACCACCTTGTACGGTTCTGCCTGGGCGACAAAGATTGTTGATGTCCCGGTGGTTTTCTGGGGCGACTATACCTTTGGAAGCGACATAACAACTGATGCTCATCCAACAGGAGCAATAATCCAATATTCTGGCTCAACAGACAAGTACTACATCCAGGGATCGGCAAGGCGATTAATCTCCACAGCTGGCTTTACTGCCAATCACTTCCAGCTCGGATACGTCCTTTCTGTTCCAACCACATTGTCTTATTCTCTGGGTTCGCCCTTGACTGCTGAGGAGACTGCGCTTACGAGGATTTTTTAG
- a CDS encoding Ig-like domain-containing protein — translation MAEKIKKGFFKVLPLSVVVFLVIGLAVAFTMPTPQNPGVRPALAGVITMSSAVTADTNGDGTVDQITITFSENADITDAGAGADGLDVITLTDGCTIPNVDYTALAAPTLVLSNLTGCTAGDTSITPTVTYTTAGASTIVDSAGSVEMVNGVNVVATDGAAPVIKTITYKDADGDGQIDRITLDYTETVVATSILAANDLIFGDVGSFLGADFGTDATDLIVGAVASTDVILGTEASIVATHDDSGTLAVSTQNAFSLVDSIPNTNALLGNQTQATYADGAGPVLIGGQYTDDDNDGMINFLNASWSETVVVTGSTAVDWTITVGSIGAVYATSSDNPGTITYPIGVTADANETGGAVAPTVTYDNDDANNSVVDLYSNPAGTTGPVDIGDAASPIPVSAAYKDSDADGTVDRIDVTMSADVGLVCTWDAGDWLIPTPGSITAASPSACSVSGNDVQITISADANETSGAVNPTINYINAAPKNSVGDSSMNSVQPFVGPITATDGAAPVVLSTSPTNGATGVALDATFSITFSEPMTTASVTTASLGRSPTFTLGSAAWTVGNTVVTYAVHEAWAGMQTYTITLAGTIDSAAAGDPNVGASSKNPFVFTTVAASSGTTGGISEMTSIALTSPNGGESWAGNSSHNITWSSAGTTIDKVKLFYSLDSGINFSHTIDLDEANDGSYAWTVPNVTSATAKIKIEGYDESGIFVTSDISDANFAITYVTPTPGTPETPSTPETPSVPETPLGELQAGDLFKSPLSTTVYYYGSDNKRHIFPNVKTYNSWYSDFANIKSVSAATLQAIDLGKNVTVRPGTVLVKIDTNPKVYAVEPGGLLRWVPTEARAITLYGSDWATKVIDVPVVFWVDYTFGTDITTDSHPTGALVKYSSAADVYYIQNAEKRKITSVGFTANNFQNIHVLTIPTTVTYVAGTDVTAAEAALWRIY, via the coding sequence ATGGCAGAAAAAATCAAAAAAGGCTTTTTTAAAGTATTACCATTGTCGGTGGTAGTATTTTTAGTCATCGGCTTGGCAGTAGCGTTTACCATGCCAACCCCTCAAAACCCAGGTGTTCGGCCCGCGCTTGCCGGTGTAATTACCATGTCTAGCGCAGTGACAGCCGATACGAACGGAGATGGCACAGTTGATCAGATTACAATCACTTTTAGTGAAAACGCGGATATTACCGATGCTGGCGCTGGCGCTGATGGTTTAGACGTTATTACCCTCACGGATGGCTGTACAATACCAAACGTAGATTATACGGCACTCGCTGCGCCAACATTAGTCTTGAGCAATCTTACGGGATGCACTGCTGGTGACACAAGTATAACTCCTACGGTAACGTACACCACAGCGGGGGCTTCCACAATTGTGGACAGCGCGGGTTCCGTAGAAATGGTTAATGGTGTAAATGTGGTAGCCACTGATGGTGCCGCGCCGGTTATCAAAACAATTACTTACAAAGACGCTGACGGTGATGGACAAATTGATCGCATAACTCTTGATTATACAGAAACAGTTGTCGCCACTTCAATTCTTGCGGCCAATGATTTAATTTTTGGTGATGTAGGTAGTTTCTTAGGCGCGGATTTTGGAACCGACGCTACGGATCTTATTGTTGGCGCTGTTGCGTCTACTGATGTAATCCTGGGGACAGAAGCAAGTATTGTTGCCACACATGATGATTCGGGCACATTGGCGGTTTCCACGCAGAATGCATTTTCTTTGGTTGATAGTATTCCAAATACCAATGCACTGCTTGGTAACCAAACCCAGGCCACTTATGCCGATGGCGCTGGTCCGGTTTTGATTGGTGGACAATATACTGATGATGATAATGATGGGATGATCAATTTTCTTAATGCTTCTTGGTCGGAGACGGTAGTAGTGACAGGCAGCACGGCAGTTGATTGGACAATTACGGTCGGTTCAATCGGCGCGGTTTATGCCACTTCCAGTGATAATCCCGGAACTATTACATACCCCATAGGAGTTACTGCTGACGCGAATGAAACCGGCGGCGCGGTTGCTCCAACGGTTACTTATGACAATGATGATGCAAATAATAGTGTGGTAGACCTTTATTCTAACCCCGCCGGCACAACAGGCCCGGTTGATATTGGTGACGCAGCTTCGCCAATTCCGGTTTCAGCTGCTTATAAAGATTCTGATGCCGATGGCACAGTTGATCGCATTGACGTTACGATGTCTGCGGATGTCGGCTTAGTTTGTACTTGGGACGCGGGAGATTGGTTAATCCCAACGCCAGGCAGTATTACAGCAGCCTCTCCTTCAGCTTGCAGTGTTTCCGGAAATGATGTTCAAATTACAATTTCAGCTGACGCAAATGAAACCAGTGGCGCAGTAAATCCAACAATTAATTATATTAACGCCGCTCCCAAAAATAGTGTAGGAGATAGCTCAATGAATTCAGTACAACCTTTTGTCGGCCCAATTACTGCGACTGACGGCGCCGCTCCAGTTGTCCTTAGTACCTCGCCGACCAACGGCGCTACGGGAGTAGCCTTAGACGCGACATTCTCAATTACCTTTTCAGAGCCAATGACTACAGCCTCAGTTACAACAGCCTCTCTTGGAAGATCCCCAACATTTACACTTGGTAGCGCTGCCTGGACGGTGGGTAACACAGTTGTTACTTACGCCGTTCACGAAGCTTGGGCTGGTATGCAGACTTACACTATCACTTTGGCTGGAACAATCGATTCGGCTGCGGCAGGCGATCCTAATGTCGGCGCCAGCTCCAAGAATCCTTTTGTCTTCACCACCGTCGCGGCTTCAAGCGGCACAACAGGCGGGATTTCCGAAATGACATCTATTGCATTGACTTCTCCAAATGGCGGCGAATCCTGGGCCGGCAATTCAAGCCACAATATCACATGGTCTTCTGCGGGAACAACAATTGATAAAGTAAAATTATTCTATTCCCTTGATTCGGGCATTAATTTTTCCCATACCATTGATCTTGATGAAGCGAATGACGGCTCTTATGCTTGGACTGTTCCTAATGTGACAAGTGCCACCGCAAAAATCAAAATTGAGGGATATGATGAAAGCGGCATTTTTGTGACTTCAGATATTTCCGACGCAAATTTTGCCATTACCTATGTCACTCCCACCCCCGGGACACCGGAAACCCCAAGCACGCCAGAAACTCCAAGCGTCCCAGAAACTCCTTTAGGCGAATTGCAAGCGGGCGATCTTTTTAAGAGTCCTTTGAGCACAACTGTCTATTACTACGGTTCTGACAACAAGCGCCACATTTTCCCAAATGTAAAGACCTACAACAGCTGGTATTCTGATTTTGCCAATATTAAGAGTGTTTCCGCGGCGACTCTTCAGGCGATTGATCTTGGAAAAAATGTCACAGTTCGCCCTGGTACTGTGCTTGTGAAGATTGATACGAATCCCAAGGTTTACGCGGTTGAGCCAGGCGGTCTTCTCCGCTGGGTGCCGACTGAAGCTCGCGCCATTACTCTTTATGGTTCTGATTGGGCCACAAAGGTCATTGACGTTCCGGTCGTCTTTTGGGTTGACTACACCTTTGGAACAGACATCACAACTGATTCTCATCCAACCGGCGCGCTCGTAAAATATTCCAGCGCAGCTGACGTCTACTATATCCAGAATGCCGAGAAGAGAAAAATAACCTCGGTCGGTTTTACCGCGAATAATTTTCAGAACATCCACGTTCTCACAATTCCGACGACCGTTACCTACGTTGCAGGCACTGACGTCACTGCCGCGGAGGCCGCGCTTTGGAGGATTTACTAA
- a CDS encoding invasin domain 3-containing protein — protein MKTLRIFLMVAVVLGASGVNFLPEAANAWTPTLNSAAFIDSDHNGTVDRVKVTFDLNVTSCKFEAGDWIINPGEIGLTGPTGRLNGFGIDENCNGTTNYFYLLVSGDANETGYSGGGMILPADIQYRNQGILDDVTVSGVPAPNQAIVYVDDNASPVIVSTVPAAGATGVAITTSYIRVTFSEPMETSATSLSISAGSWGPPSWGSDNTVMTRSRLLSPPYDTNITVSATGEDRNGYLLASGSSPAVGNPWSFRTAADPALAVSASQSTLSSSPGTVAADGSSVSVIIATVKNSSGSALSGKTVTLSSSRGATDIIAVVNGITDASGKAYFQARSNTAGGATFTAVADGVIISQTADVTFTSVATSSVSASRSSVLATPASVVADGSAYSVIYVTVRDSSDGLLAGKTVALSSNRGSADTISIVDGTTNSSGQATFRIRSSTTGTATLTAVADGVTISQTTTVSFTGTPALNYGDLFKEAGSTAVYYYADNGKRYVFPTQAIYFSWYTDFSTIKTVSHTIVTSVPLGGNVLAKPGTYLVQFVSMDTPFRVLDPKVYVLTATGQLRWITSASVATSLYGADWEKKIIAVPEVYKTNYGNAIAGADVNSTSDYSKTSVELVARTISDLY, from the coding sequence ATGAAAACTCTTAGGATTTTCTTAATGGTCGCAGTAGTTTTAGGCGCAAGCGGAGTTAATTTTTTGCCCGAGGCGGCAAACGCCTGGACGCCGACATTAAACTCCGCCGCTTTTATTGACTCCGATCATAACGGCACAGTTGACCGCGTGAAAGTGACTTTTGATTTGAATGTTACAAGCTGCAAGTTTGAGGCGGGGGATTGGATAATTAATCCTGGAGAAATTGGATTAACCGGACCGACTGGAAGATTGAATGGTTTTGGGATTGATGAAAATTGTAATGGGACAACTAATTATTTTTATCTCCTTGTTTCCGGCGATGCGAATGAAACCGGTTATTCGGGCGGAGGCATGATTCTTCCGGCGGATATTCAATATAGAAATCAGGGGATTTTAGACGATGTGACAGTTTCCGGCGTGCCCGCGCCAAACCAGGCGATAGTCTATGTTGATGATAACGCTTCGCCAGTTATTGTTTCCACGGTTCCTGCTGCCGGAGCGACGGGCGTAGCTATCACAACTTCGTATATCAGAGTAACTTTTTCTGAACCAATGGAAACTAGCGCGACATCTCTTTCGATTAGCGCTGGGTCGTGGGGACCTCCTTCCTGGGGCAGCGACAATACAGTTATGACCCGTTCAAGATTATTGTCTCCTCCTTACGATACAAATATAACAGTTTCAGCAACCGGCGAAGATAGAAATGGATATTTGCTTGCTTCTGGCAGTTCCCCGGCCGTCGGAAATCCTTGGAGTTTCAGAACAGCCGCAGATCCGGCTCTCGCGGTTTCGGCGAGCCAATCAACACTTTCCTCTTCGCCAGGAACAGTAGCGGCTGACGGCTCTTCTGTCTCGGTAATTATTGCGACTGTAAAAAATTCTTCGGGCAGCGCGCTCTCCGGAAAAACCGTGACACTTTCCTCTAGCCGTGGAGCAACAGACATAATAGCGGTTGTTAATGGAATAACTGACGCATCTGGTAAAGCCTATTTTCAAGCTCGTTCCAACACGGCGGGAGGCGCAACCTTTACTGCGGTTGCCGATGGCGTGATAATAAGCCAGACGGCAGACGTGACTTTTACGAGTGTCGCCACAAGTTCTGTTTCCGCCTCAAGATCAAGTGTTTTGGCCACGCCCGCTTCGGTCGTGGCTGATGGGAGTGCTTATTCAGTAATTTATGTGACAGTCCGCGATTCATCAGATGGTTTGCTTGCCGGAAAAACTGTGGCTCTTTCGTCTAACCGCGGATCAGCTGACACAATTTCTATCGTGGACGGAACAACAAATTCTTCGGGTCAAGCGACTTTCCGGATTAGGTCAAGCACGACAGGAACAGCAACTCTTACCGCCGTGGCAGACGGAGTAACGATTTCCCAAACTACAACAGTATCCTTTACTGGCACCCCAGCTTTAAACTATGGAGATTTGTTTAAGGAAGCCGGGAGCACGGCAGTTTACTATTACGCGGACAACGGCAAAAGATATGTTTTTCCGACCCAGGCGATTTATTTTTCTTGGTACACTGATTTTTCTACTATTAAAACCGTAAGTCACACTATCGTGACGTCTGTTCCTCTCGGCGGCAATGTTCTCGCAAAACCTGGCACATATCTTGTCCAGTTTGTCAGCATGGATACGCCCTTCAGAGTTCTTGATCCCAAAGTTTATGTTTTGACTGCGACCGGTCAGTTGCGCTGGATTACTTCCGCCTCTGTTGCAACTTCACTTTACGGTGCTGACTGGGAAAAGAAAATTATCGCCGTGCCAGAAGTATACAAAACAAACTATGGCAATGCCATAGCCGGAGCTGACGTTAATTCAACTTCAGATTACAGCAAGACGTCAGTAGAGTTAGTCGCGAGAACGATTAGTGATCTCTATTAA
- a CDS encoding S8 family serine peptidase, giving the protein MAKKINLVVIFSLFALIFGQFSAVRADFNVGENKISGVYAPNEILVKLKDSPRAEKIILESNESAAEAIFKYENLPEVEFAEPNYKVEIEAIASNDPYISKQWYLDKVKVWAGWEKTSGNKDTVIAILDSGVDIDHPDLADNIWVNSGEVSNDGMDNDGNIYVDDVNGWDFVAGDNNPRPDFKEWWFTKEGIDHGTIVAGVAASVGNNSRGTAGIAWEAKIMPIRVLDSSGSGDVLTVIEGIDYAVEKGADVINLSFIGSGFSKSLFLALERAYKAGVVVVAAVGNNGVSGKNLDEEPLYPVCYYGGDGENVVIGVAATDKDDKKAQFSNYGTKCVDVSAPGVDIWGTVAYNPGLPQFTEYYSGGWSGSSVAAPIVAGTAALIKSLNPNLGVPEIRNLLTVNADNIDGVNPDYIGKLGKGRLNIGRTIEAAYLTMESSPFSLHKGDILVAPVSTLKPEVKTFREDSSFLRSFLAYTDKFLGGVSLASGDVNGDGTGEIVTGAGPGGGPHVRIFRQDGTPIGGFMAYATTFRGGVNVATGDLDKDGKNEIVTGAGPGGGPHVRIFRQDGTPIGGFMAYATTFRGGVNVAVGDVDGDGRADIITAPGNGLESMIKVFDSKGNLNTQFLAFEKEYKSGVRLSVGDIDGDKVAEIAVSKMSGSGEVIIYGQYMTLKLKFLPFSGLTNGVTLSLGDLDGDKVSEIIVGAGPGGGPHIKIYNNKGFLRKEFFAFGQDFKGGVNVGVVR; this is encoded by the coding sequence ATGGCTAAAAAAATAAATTTAGTGGTAATTTTTAGTTTATTTGCTCTTATTTTCGGTCAATTTTCGGCCGTAAGGGCGGATTTTAATGTGGGGGAGAATAAAATCAGCGGAGTATATGCGCCAAACGAAATTTTAGTTAAACTTAAAGACAGTCCGCGAGCGGAAAAAATAATTTTGGAATCAAATGAGAGCGCGGCGGAAGCAATTTTTAAATATGAAAATTTGCCAGAAGTTGAATTTGCCGAGCCAAATTATAAAGTAGAAATAGAGGCAATCGCTTCAAACGACCCATATATTTCCAAGCAGTGGTATTTAGATAAAGTTAAAGTGTGGGCAGGATGGGAAAAAACTTCGGGAAATAAAGATACTGTGATTGCAATTTTGGATTCGGGAGTGGATATTGATCACCCTGATCTTGCTGACAATATTTGGGTAAATTCTGGTGAAGTGTCGAATGATGGGATGGATAACGATGGAAATATTTATGTTGATGATGTTAATGGTTGGGATTTTGTCGCGGGAGACAATAACCCCAGGCCGGATTTTAAAGAATGGTGGTTTACTAAAGAGGGAATTGACCACGGAACTATTGTTGCCGGCGTTGCGGCTTCCGTGGGAAATAATTCCCGAGGAACTGCTGGTATAGCGTGGGAGGCAAAAATTATGCCGATCCGCGTTTTGGATTCTTCTGGATCAGGCGATGTTTTGACTGTGATTGAAGGGATAGATTACGCCGTGGAAAAAGGCGCGGATGTTATTAATTTAAGTTTTATTGGTTCAGGATTTAGCAAGAGTTTATTTTTAGCGCTGGAGCGGGCTTACAAGGCTGGTGTAGTGGTGGTTGCCGCAGTGGGGAATAACGGCGTGTCGGGAAAAAATTTAGATGAAGAACCGCTTTATCCAGTTTGTTATTATGGCGGTGATGGAGAAAATGTTGTAATCGGTGTAGCGGCGACAGACAAGGATGACAAGAAAGCTCAGTTTTCGAATTATGGGACAAAGTGCGTTGATGTTTCTGCGCCGGGAGTTGATATTTGGGGCACAGTCGCCTATAATCCGGGTTTGCCACAATTTACCGAATATTATAGCGGTGGATGGTCGGGATCGTCTGTTGCCGCGCCGATTGTTGCCGGCACTGCGGCGCTCATAAAATCTTTAAATCCAAATCTTGGTGTGCCGGAAATTAGAAATCTTTTGACAGTTAATGCCGACAACATTGACGGTGTAAATCCAGATTATATTGGAAAATTGGGGAAAGGAAGATTGAATATTGGGAGAACAATTGAAGCGGCTTATTTAACAATGGAGAGCTCCCCGTTTTCTTTGCACAAGGGTGATATTTTAGTCGCGCCGGTTTCTACCCTGAAACCAGAAGTAAAAACATTTAGAGAAGACTCTTCTTTTCTAAGAAGTTTTTTGGCTTACACTGATAAATTTTTAGGCGGAGTAAGTCTTGCGTCCGGAGATGTAAATGGTGATGGAACTGGTGAAATTGTGACAGGCGCCGGGCCGGGCGGCGGGCCTCATGTTAGAATTTTCCGTCAGGACGGAACGCCAATTGGCGGATTTATGGCTTATGCAACAACTTTCCGCGGTGGAGTGAATGTTGCCACGGGAGATCTTGATAAGGATGGTAAAAATGAAATTGTGACAGGCGCCGGGCCGGGCGGCGGGCCTCATGTTAGAATTTTCCGTCAGGACGGAACGCCAATTGGCGGATTTATGGCTTATGCAACAACTTTCCGCGGTGGAGTGAATGTTGCGGTCGGAGATGTTGATGGTGATGGCCGAGCGGACATAATTACCGCGCCAGGCAATGGCCTGGAGTCAATGATTAAAGTTTTTGATTCTAAGGGAAATTTAAACACGCAATTTTTGGCCTTTGAAAAGGAATATAAAAGCGGCGTGAGGCTTTCTGTCGGCGATATTGATGGTGACAAAGTTGCCGAGATAGCCGTAAGTAAGATGAGTGGCAGCGGCGAGGTGATAATTTATGGCCAGTATATGACTTTGAAATTAAAATTTTTGCCTTTTTCCGGCTTGACGAACGGAGTAACTTTGTCTTTAGGAGATTTAGATGGCGATAAAGTTTCGGAAATTATTGTTGGCGCCGGGCCGGGCGGCGGGCCGCATATTAAAATTTACAATAATAAAGGATTTTTACGTAAAGAATTTTTCGCTTTTGGCCAGGATTTTAAGGGCGGAGTAAATGTTGGCGTAGTCAGATAA
- a CDS encoding NAD-dependent epimerase/dehydratase family protein — MDMQSLEKKNVLVTGGAGFIGSHLCEKLIKTSRVICLDNFSTSNVSNIDFLLQHPDFVFIKQDVCDPIDFETLPELDRFKIKFQGIQEIYHLACPTSAKNFDQLKAATLAANSVGMKNMLDLAVKYKAKVVHASSSVVYGPRQEDKEFFKEEILGCVNHLTPRGSYDEGKRFAETMVETYRQINGLDAKIARIFRTYGPRERLFDGEMVPDFIIDALDNKDLIIYGDENFSTSLCYVDDVVSGLIKLMAAPSDIGPVNIGSNEDLKLLDVANKIISITGSESKIIFEKPLLFMTPLGLPDTGRAKEMLGWVPLVRLEDGLQKTIDYTQAYKPLLRQQGVVDER, encoded by the coding sequence ATGGATATGCAATCTTTAGAGAAAAAAAATGTTTTAGTCACGGGCGGCGCCGGATTTATTGGTTCGCATCTTTGTGAAAAATTAATTAAAACTAGCCGGGTAATTTGTTTGGATAATTTTTCCACCAGCAATGTTTCAAACATTGATTTTTTGCTTCAACACCCGGATTTTGTTTTTATAAAACAGGATGTTTGTGACCCGATTGATTTTGAAACTCTTCCAGAGCTTGATCGCTTTAAAATAAAATTTCAGGGTATTCAGGAAATTTATCATTTAGCTTGCCCGACTTCGGCAAAGAATTTTGATCAACTTAAAGCCGCCACGCTCGCAGCTAATTCCGTGGGGATGAAAAACATGTTAGATCTGGCGGTTAAATATAAAGCAAAAGTGGTGCATGCTTCGTCGTCTGTGGTTTACGGTCCGCGGCAAGAGGACAAGGAATTTTTTAAAGAAGAAATTCTTGGCTGCGTTAATCATCTTACGCCGCGAGGTTCCTACGACGAAGGAAAAAGATTTGCCGAAACAATGGTTGAAACTTATCGCCAGATTAATGGTTTGGATGCTAAAATCGCGAGAATTTTTAGAACATATGGTCCTCGCGAAAGATTGTTTGACGGAGAAATGGTGCCAGATTTTATCATTGATGCCCTGGACAATAAAGATTTAATTATTTATGGTGATGAAAATTTTTCCACTTCGCTTTGTTATGTTGATGACGTCGTCTCTGGCCTCATAAAACTTATGGCCGCGCCATCTGATATTGGTCCAGTAAATATCGGAAGTAATGAAGATTTAAAACTTTTGGACGTAGCGAATAAAATTATTTCTATAACTGGTTCGGAATCAAAAATAATTTTTGAAAAACCATTGTTATTTATGACGCCGCTCGGCCTGCCCGATACCGGCCGAGCCAAAGAAATGCTCGGATGGGTGCCTCTTGTTCGGCTTGAAGATGGTTTACAAAAAACAATCGATTACACACAAGCGTATAAACCGCTTCTTCGGCAGCAAGGTGTAGTTGATGAAAGATAA